A genome region from Flavobacterium sp. includes the following:
- a CDS encoding helix-turn-helix domain-containing protein, producing MSSQNVFTLINPQNGNLAFKILPFDDNSHFDHLQRNNYYSLIWVTKGNGKVKADFAEHHFEENSLLAFSPYQPFMLCVNEPIEGIAIHFHPDFYCIHMHQKEVSCNGVLFNNIYQPPYVQVPKQAEQTFKMVIEQMKSEIQNAELAQYELLISYLKIFLITASRLKTEQLEEIKSFKDSKEPVILQNLKDAIELNFKTKHSAGNYAELLNISPKALAKISKNYFNKTLTDLISERIIIEAKRELYLTNKTVKEIAYELGYDDEHYFSRFFKTNADVSPQIYRETVGFGKMDT from the coding sequence ATGAGTTCTCAAAATGTTTTCACTTTAATAAATCCGCAGAATGGCAATCTAGCATTCAAAATTCTTCCTTTTGATGATAACAGCCATTTTGATCATTTACAGCGAAACAATTATTACTCTTTAATTTGGGTCACAAAAGGAAACGGTAAAGTAAAAGCCGATTTTGCAGAACATCATTTTGAAGAAAACTCTCTTCTCGCCTTTTCTCCTTATCAGCCTTTTATGCTTTGCGTAAACGAGCCAATTGAAGGAATTGCCATTCATTTTCATCCTGACTTTTACTGCATTCACATGCATCAAAAAGAGGTTTCATGCAATGGCGTTTTGTTCAATAATATCTATCAGCCGCCTTATGTTCAGGTTCCGAAACAAGCAGAACAGACATTTAAAATGGTGATTGAACAAATGAAATCCGAAATTCAGAATGCAGAATTAGCTCAATATGAATTATTGATTTCATACTTAAAAATCTTTTTAATCACAGCTTCAAGATTAAAAACAGAACAGCTGGAAGAAATAAAATCATTTAAAGACTCAAAAGAACCTGTAATTCTTCAAAATTTAAAAGACGCAATCGAACTGAATTTTAAAACTAAACATTCAGCCGGAAATTATGCCGAATTATTAAATATTTCTCCTAAAGCATTAGCAAAAATATCCAAGAATTATTTCAATAAAACCTTAACCGATTTAATTTCGGAACGAATCATTATTGAAGCCAAAAGAGAATTGTACCTGACTAATAAAACGGTAAAAGAGATTGCTTACGAATTAGGTTATGATGACGAACATTATTTCAGTCGTTTTTTTAAAACCAATGCAGACGTTTCACCTCAAATTTATCGGGAAACTGTTGGTTTTGGCAAAATGGACACTTAA
- a CDS encoding carboxymuconolactone decarboxylase family protein produces MARLTALNPEEVTGKTKDLFNAVQAKLGVVPNMMRTMGNSPAVLEGYLNFSGALSHGKLSAKTGELIALAVSESNSCDYCLAAHTFIGEKLIKADPEVLKAARLGNSADAKTEAILQLAKTLIRKYGLVNDEDVNKAKNAGVSDAEIAETIGHVALNVLTNYFNNTANTVIDFPAV; encoded by the coding sequence ATGGCACGATTAACAGCATTAAACCCAGAAGAAGTAACAGGAAAAACTAAAGATTTATTCAACGCAGTTCAGGCAAAATTAGGCGTTGTACCTAACATGATGAGAACAATGGGAAATTCTCCAGCGGTTCTTGAAGGATATTTAAATTTTAGCGGTGCATTAAGCCACGGAAAATTAAGTGCCAAAACAGGAGAATTAATTGCTCTGGCCGTTTCAGAAAGTAATTCATGTGATTATTGTTTAGCTGCTCACACTTTCATTGGAGAAAAATTAATAAAAGCAGATCCTGAAGTTTTAAAAGCAGCAAGATTAGGAAATTCTGCCGACGCAAAAACAGAAGCAATTTTACAATTAGCCAAAACATTAATCAGAAAATATGGTTTAGTAAACGACGAAGATGTAAACAAAGCTAAAAACGCAGGAGTTTCTGATGCTGAAATTGCAGAAACTATCGGACATGTAGCTTTAAATGTTTTAACAAACTACTTTAACAATACAGCAAATACAGTAATTGACTTTCCGGCTGTTTAA
- a CDS encoding glycosyltransferase codes for MNQLKKLLIIGFVWPEPNSSAAGGRMMQLISIFKENGFEITFASAAQDSDFMVDLSENGVIKKSIELNSSSFDDFVIELNPDVVLFDRFMIEEQFGWRVTEHCPKAIRILDTEDLHCLRTARQKAFKENRKFKIPDLLSEEVAKREIASILRCDLSLIISEFEMNILTKNFKINSDLLFYLPFLVEKMTENDLQELPSFEDRKNFVFIGNFLHEPNWNTVQYLKEAIWSLIRKDFPEAVLEIYGAYPSQKVLQLHQPKNGFYIMGRAEDANEIVKKARIVLAPIRFGAGLKGKLLEAMQCGTPSVTTSIGSEAMHADLPWNGCIEDNPKEYAEKAVLLYQNENLWKQAQKNGIAIINECYQKDKYSDTLIDLVNSLLVDSTSHRLHNFMGNLLQHHAFKSTMYMSKWIEAKNK; via the coding sequence ATGAATCAGCTAAAAAAACTTTTAATTATTGGGTTTGTCTGGCCGGAGCCAAATTCTTCAGCAGCAGGAGGAAGGATGATGCAGTTAATTTCTATTTTTAAAGAAAATGGATTCGAAATTACATTTGCAAGCGCGGCTCAGGATAGTGATTTTATGGTTGATTTGTCTGAAAATGGAGTAATCAAAAAAAGCATCGAACTAAATTCATCCAGTTTTGATGATTTTGTAATTGAATTAAATCCAGATGTTGTCTTGTTTGATCGTTTTATGATTGAAGAACAGTTTGGCTGGAGAGTGACAGAGCATTGTCCAAAAGCAATTCGAATTCTTGACACTGAGGATTTACATTGTTTGCGAACAGCACGTCAAAAAGCTTTTAAAGAAAACAGAAAGTTTAAAATTCCTGATTTATTATCTGAAGAAGTTGCTAAAAGAGAAATTGCGAGTATTTTAAGATGTGATTTGTCTTTGATTATTTCTGAATTTGAAATGAATATCCTGACGAAAAATTTTAAAATAAACTCAGATTTACTGTTTTATCTTCCTTTTTTAGTTGAAAAAATGACTGAAAATGATCTTCAGGAACTTCCATCTTTTGAAGATCGTAAGAATTTTGTTTTCATTGGAAATTTTCTTCACGAACCTAATTGGAATACGGTTCAGTATTTAAAAGAAGCAATTTGGTCACTTATTAGAAAGGATTTTCCAGAAGCTGTTTTAGAAATTTACGGCGCATATCCGTCGCAAAAAGTTTTACAATTGCATCAGCCTAAAAATGGTTTTTATATCATGGGAAGGGCAGAAGATGCAAATGAAATTGTTAAAAAAGCAAGAATTGTTTTGGCGCCAATTCGTTTTGGAGCTGGTTTAAAAGGGAAATTATTAGAAGCGATGCAATGCGGAACTCCAAGTGTAACAACTTCAATTGGTTCTGAGGCGATGCATGCTGATTTGCCCTGGAATGGTTGTATTGAAGATAATCCGAAGGAATATGCTGAAAAAGCGGTTTTGCTTTATCAGAATGAAAATCTTTGGAAACAAGCTCAAAAAAACGGTATTGCTATTATTAATGAATGTTATCAGAAAGATAAATATTCGGATACTTTAATTGATTTGGTGAATTCGCTCTTAGTTGATTCAACAAGCCATCGTCTGCATAATTTTATGGGAAATTTGCTGCAACATCATGCGTTTAAAAGCACCATGTACATGTCAAAATGGATTGAAGCAAAAAACAAGTAA
- a CDS encoding tRNA-(ms[2]io[6]A)-hydroxylase, with product MLGLKLATDPRWVNIVESNIEEILTDHAWCEQKAASNAISIVTYNSEIEELVTEMLVIAREELEHFQMVHDIIKQRGLTLGRERKDHYVNELFKFMKKDGSRRDALCDRLLFSAMIEARSCERFKVLSENIKDEELAKFYRDLMISEAGHYTTFLGFARKYQDNIDIDKRWKEWIEYEGSIITNYGKSETVHG from the coding sequence ATGTTGGGATTAAAATTAGCTACAGACCCTCGCTGGGTCAATATCGTTGAGTCAAATATCGAAGAAATTTTAACGGATCACGCCTGGTGCGAACAAAAAGCAGCTTCAAATGCTATTAGTATCGTAACCTATAACTCTGAAATCGAAGAATTAGTAACCGAAATGCTTGTTATTGCAAGAGAAGAATTAGAGCATTTTCAAATGGTTCATGACATTATAAAACAACGCGGTCTTACTTTAGGACGCGAACGAAAAGATCATTACGTTAATGAACTTTTTAAATTTATGAAAAAAGACGGAAGCCGACGCGATGCGCTTTGCGACCGTTTATTGTTTTCTGCCATGATCGAAGCCCGAAGCTGTGAGCGTTTTAAAGTACTTTCTGAAAATATAAAAGACGAAGAACTGGCTAAATTTTATCGTGATTTAATGATTTCTGAAGCTGGTCACTACACCACTTTTTTAGGTTTTGCCAGAAAATATCAGGACAATATAGACATCGATAAACGATGGAAAGAATGGATCGAATATGAAGGTTCTATTATTACCAATTATGGTAAAAGTGAAACCGTTCACGGATAA